A portion of the Staphylococcus felis genome contains these proteins:
- a CDS encoding YggS family pyridoxal phosphate-dependent enzyme, giving the protein MSVKDNLNMIHEQIKSHVNLNEGHTVPNVIAVTKYVTIERAKEAYDAGIRHFGENRLEGFLHKKAALPDDVTMHFIGSLQSRKVKDVIDEIDYLHALDRISLAKEISKRATHTIKCFVQVNVSGEASKHGVAVDQLIPFIKELELYDHIEVVGLMTMAPFTEDEDELKSIFNKLKMKRDEVQALNLSYAPCSELSMGMSNDYTIAVEAGATFVRIGTRLVGKEE; this is encoded by the coding sequence ATGTCTGTTAAAGATAACTTAAATATGATTCATGAGCAAATTAAATCTCACGTGAATTTAAATGAAGGACATACAGTACCTAACGTGATTGCTGTTACGAAATATGTTACAATAGAGCGAGCCAAAGAAGCATACGATGCGGGTATTCGTCATTTTGGTGAGAATCGATTAGAAGGCTTTTTGCACAAAAAAGCTGCACTACCTGATGACGTTACGATGCATTTTATAGGTTCTTTACAATCACGCAAAGTGAAAGATGTGATTGACGAAATAGACTATTTGCACGCGTTAGACCGTATCAGTTTAGCAAAAGAAATAAGTAAGAGAGCAACACATACAATTAAGTGTTTTGTCCAAGTAAATGTGTCTGGTGAGGCATCAAAACACGGCGTTGCTGTTGATCAGTTAATCCCGTTTATAAAAGAACTTGAGCTTTATGATCATATTGAAGTTGTAGGGCTAATGACAATGGCACCATTTACTGAAGATGAAGATGAATTAAAGTCAATATTTAACAAATTGAAAATGAAACGTGATGAAGTCCAAGCATTAAACTTATCGTATGCACCATGCTCTGAATTATCAATGGGTATGAGTAATGACTATACCATTGCAGTTGAAGCTGGCGCAACGTTTGTTAGAATTGGGACACGTCTAGTAGGAAAAGAGGAGTGA
- the murD gene encoding UDP-N-acetylmuramoyl-L-alanine--D-glutamate ligase has protein sequence MINYTGLKDKKVLVIGLAKSGYESAKLLHRLGAEVTVNDGKDLSNDPHAKDLEEMGITIVSGSHPIALLDEKPIIFKNPGIPYTVPLIQEAKKRDLPILTEVELSYLISEAPIIGITGTNGKTTVTSLLGDMFDNSREVGRLAGNIGYVASKVAQEVRANEYLITELSSFQLLGIQHFRPHIAIITNIYSAHLDYHETLENYQNAKKRIYENQTESDYLIFNYQQRHLIDTTQIQAKVLYFSTEYPVEGIYVENDYIVYNGVRIIHLDDIVLPGKHNLENILASVLAAILAGVSTNAIIQSLTTFSGIEHRLQYIGNNKTNKYYNDSKATNTLATQFALSAFTQPIIWLCGGLDRGNGFDELIPYMENVRVLVTFGETQDKFVKLGESQGKYVIRAKDVVEAVDKVQDVIEPNDVVLLSPACASWDQHDTFEQRGEMFINAFRKHLPSH, from the coding sequence TTGATTAATTATACGGGCCTTAAAGATAAAAAAGTACTCGTTATCGGTTTAGCCAAAAGTGGTTATGAATCAGCAAAATTACTACATCGTCTAGGTGCAGAGGTGACTGTCAATGACGGTAAAGATTTATCAAACGACCCACATGCTAAAGATTTAGAAGAAATGGGGATAACAATCGTAAGTGGATCACATCCAATTGCACTGTTAGATGAAAAACCGATTATTTTTAAAAACCCTGGCATACCTTATACTGTGCCGTTGATTCAAGAAGCGAAAAAGAGAGATTTGCCCATTTTGACAGAGGTAGAATTGAGCTACTTAATATCTGAAGCACCAATTATTGGTATTACAGGTACAAATGGCAAAACGACAGTGACATCACTATTAGGTGATATGTTTGATAATAGTAGAGAAGTCGGACGTCTTGCCGGCAATATCGGCTATGTGGCATCTAAAGTAGCGCAAGAGGTTAGAGCGAACGAATATTTAATAACTGAACTTTCGTCATTTCAATTATTAGGCATTCAACATTTTAGACCGCACATTGCGATTATTACAAATATATACTCTGCACATTTAGATTATCATGAAACATTAGAAAATTATCAAAATGCTAAAAAACGGATATACGAAAATCAAACAGAAAGTGATTACCTCATTTTTAATTATCAACAACGTCATTTAATAGATACGACTCAAATTCAAGCAAAAGTATTATATTTTTCGACGGAATATCCGGTCGAGGGGATATACGTAGAGAATGATTATATTGTATATAATGGTGTGCGCATTATTCATTTAGATGACATTGTATTACCGGGTAAACATAACCTGGAAAATATTTTAGCGTCTGTATTAGCTGCAATACTAGCCGGTGTTTCAACGAATGCCATTATCCAGTCTTTAACAACATTTTCAGGCATTGAACACCGTCTCCAATATATTGGTAATAATAAAACAAATAAATATTACAATGATTCTAAAGCAACAAATACGTTAGCAACTCAATTTGCATTAAGTGCATTTACACAGCCGATCATTTGGTTGTGCGGTGGTTTGGATCGTGGGAATGGATTTGATGAACTAATACCATATATGGAAAATGTGCGTGTGTTAGTCACATTTGGAGAAACACAAGACAAGTTCGTGAAATTAGGCGAAAGTCAAGGGAAATATGTCATTAGAGCTAAAGATGTTGTGGAGGCAGTAGACAAAGTTCAAGATGTCATCGAACCTAATGATGTCGTTTTATTATCACCAGCATGTGCAAGTTGGGATCAACATGATACATTTGAACAGCGTGGCGAAATGTTTATAAATGCTTTTCGTAAGCATTTACCATCACATTAA
- a CDS encoding DivIVA domain-containing protein: protein MAFTPSEIKNKSFTHIKNGFEPKEVEQYLEQLSQEVQRLREDKRQLEKVLEERDSHIQSFKEVEKSVGEAIVSAQRAADETKAAAQKERDVIIAKAQAEADKIVNDGIEKARRLSFQTEDMKRQSKIFRSRFRMLVEAQLDLLKNDDWDYLLNYDLDAQQVTEDNFNHLNDKDITDEEKQQAHQSEKTNETDKQEK, encoded by the coding sequence ATGGCTTTTACACCAAGTGAAATAAAAAATAAGTCGTTTACTCATATTAAAAACGGTTTTGAACCTAAGGAAGTTGAACAATACCTAGAACAGTTAAGTCAAGAAGTTCAACGACTTAGAGAAGATAAGAGACAACTTGAAAAAGTTTTAGAAGAAAGAGATAGCCACATCCAATCTTTTAAAGAAGTTGAAAAATCTGTAGGAGAAGCGATTGTGAGTGCGCAGCGTGCGGCTGATGAAACAAAAGCAGCAGCTCAAAAAGAGCGTGATGTCATTATCGCTAAAGCACAAGCTGAAGCAGATAAAATTGTAAATGATGGTATTGAAAAAGCACGACGATTATCATTTCAAACAGAGGATATGAAACGACAATCTAAAATTTTCCGTTCTCGCTTTAGAATGTTAGTTGAAGCGCAATTAGATTTACTTAAAAATGATGATTGGGATTATTTACTTAACTATGATTTAGATGCACAACAAGTGACAGAAGATAATTTTAATCATTTGAATGATAAAGATATTACTGATGAAGAAAAACAACAAGCACATCAATCTGAAAAAACAAATGAGACAGACAAGCAAGAAAAGTAA
- a CDS encoding cell division protein SepF: MAIKDLFNGFFTIEEEDEDLIEEEEERRERERERREEKTRTPSQSNQPKAKPRAIQSVPKKQSTRIKTPQHDRRYQMASNHEHNQDQGNVISMTQEQDVYQNGSSKMCLFEPRVFSDTQDIADELKNRRATLVNLQRIDQVSAKRIIDFLSGTVYAIGGDIQRVGSDIFLCTPDNVEVAGSITEHIETMENQYE, translated from the coding sequence ATGGCTATTAAAGATCTGTTTAACGGATTTTTTACGATTGAAGAAGAGGATGAGGATTTAATCGAAGAAGAGGAAGAACGAAGAGAGAGAGAACGTGAAAGACGCGAAGAAAAGACACGTACTCCATCACAATCTAACCAGCCTAAAGCAAAACCACGTGCCATTCAATCGGTGCCTAAAAAGCAATCGACACGTATTAAAACACCGCAACACGATCGCCGTTATCAAATGGCGTCAAATCATGAACATAATCAAGATCAAGGGAACGTGATAAGCATGACACAAGAGCAAGATGTTTATCAAAATGGCAGTTCTAAAATGTGTCTTTTTGAACCTCGTGTATTTTCAGACACTCAAGATATTGCCGATGAACTCAAAAACAGACGTGCAACGCTCGTTAATTTACAACGTATCGACCAAGTCTCAGCAAAACGTATTATTGACTTTTTAAGTGGTACTGTTTATGCAATTGGTGGTGACATTCAACGCGTAGGGTCCGATATCTTTTTATGTACACCTGATAATGTTGAGGTGGCTGGAAGTATTACTGAGCATATCGAAACTATGGAAAACCAATACGAATAA
- a CDS encoding YggT family protein yields MSIQLASTIFNFIIFLVQAYTFGMIIYIFMSWVPSARESAVGQFMSKIYEPFLEPFRKIIPPLGMVDLSPIVAFIVLNLFQRGLFAIYQLIINHLM; encoded by the coding sequence ATGAGTATACAATTAGCTTCTACAATTTTTAATTTTATTATATTTTTAGTGCAAGCATATACATTTGGAATGATTATTTATATATTTATGTCTTGGGTTCCAAGTGCTCGTGAAAGTGCGGTAGGACAGTTTATGTCTAAAATTTATGAGCCTTTTTTAGAACCATTTCGAAAAATAATTCCTCCATTGGGTATGGTTGATTTATCTCCAATTGTTGCATTTATAGTTCTGAATTTATTTCAACGTGGGCTCTTCGCGATATATCAATTGATTATTAATCATTTGATGTAA
- the pgeF gene encoding peptidoglycan editing factor PgeF, giving the protein MMETFRKKQHHLYYEPSLSQGITIGMTTRNGGKSAYPKHAFNMARYIDDVPEYITQHQEVLAHEIGFERAQWVFPIQTHEDKVIEIFAQNKGQNIQDLSKDVLYGVDGMYTYEKNILLTMCYADCVPVYFYSAKYHFIALAHAGWRGTVKQIVHRVITQFPYDLKELQVVIGPATSNSYEINEEILNQFKQLPIDEKRYIEQRGPGCYGIDLKYANHLLCEHYGVPAQNITMTEYTTTEHLDLFFSYRIEKGNTGRMLAFIGQK; this is encoded by the coding sequence ATGATGGAAACATTTAGAAAAAAACAACATCATTTATATTATGAGCCGAGCCTGTCACAGGGGATTACAATCGGTATGACTACGCGTAATGGTGGAAAAAGTGCATATCCAAAGCATGCATTTAATATGGCACGTTATATAGATGATGTGCCAGAGTATATTACACAACATCAGGAAGTACTTGCACACGAAATAGGCTTCGAGAGAGCACAGTGGGTTTTTCCAATACAAACTCATGAAGACAAAGTCATAGAGATTTTTGCTCAAAATAAGGGGCAAAATATTCAAGATCTATCCAAAGATGTATTATACGGTGTTGATGGAATGTATACTTATGAAAAAAATATTTTGCTTACAATGTGTTATGCCGATTGTGTACCTGTGTATTTTTATAGTGCTAAATATCATTTCATTGCGTTAGCACATGCAGGTTGGAGAGGAACGGTCAAACAAATTGTTCATCGAGTCATCACCCAATTTCCTTATGACTTAAAAGAGTTGCAAGTCGTCATAGGTCCAGCTACCTCCAATTCATATGAGATAAATGAAGAGATACTTAATCAATTTAAACAACTACCTATCGATGAGAAGCGCTATATCGAACAAAGAGGTCCAGGTTGTTATGGGATTGATTTAAAATATGCGAATCACTTATTATGTGAACATTATGGTGTACCTGCCCAAAATATTACAATGACAGAATACACAACGACTGAACATTTGGACTTATTTTTTTCATATCGAATTGAGAAAGGGAATACTGGCCGGATGTTAGCATTTATAGGACAAAAGTAA
- the ftsA gene encoding cell division protein FtsA → MEEHYYVSIDIGSSSVKAIVGEKFHNGINVIGTGQTYTNGIKNGLIDDFDVAKQAIKDTIKKASIASGVDIKEVFLKLPIVGTEVFDESNALEFHQDTEINGSHIEEVLEGIREKNAVSDTDVVNTFPIRFVVDGDNEVTDPKELVARHSLHVDAGVVAIHKSILINMIKCVESCGVDVLDVYSDSYNYRSILTPTERELGACVIDIGEDLTQIAFYERGELVDADVVLMAGRHITEDIAQYLNTTYESAEKIKQQYGHAFYDSASEQDVFTVEQLDQDEPTQFTQKDLSDAIEARVEDIFFEVFDVLQELNLTKVNGGFVVTGGSANLLGVKELLQDLVNEKVRIHTPSQMGVRKPEYSSAISTISSSIAFDELLDYVTISNHDYDDIEEEVIENDTKRHEQKVGGFESFFKKKPKKQTDDVDEYASEDEYDNHEVEENEPKQEESKFKKIMKSLFD, encoded by the coding sequence ATGGAAGAGCATTATTATGTTAGTATAGATATCGGCTCATCAAGCGTAAAAGCTATCGTTGGGGAAAAGTTTCACAATGGCATTAATGTGATAGGTACAGGACAAACCTATACAAATGGTATTAAGAATGGCTTAATTGATGATTTCGATGTCGCTAAACAAGCAATAAAAGATACAATTAAAAAAGCATCTATTGCTTCAGGTGTAGATATCAAAGAAGTTTTTTTGAAGTTACCAATCGTTGGTACCGAAGTTTTTGATGAATCAAATGCACTTGAATTTCATCAAGATACTGAAATCAATGGTTCACATATTGAAGAAGTTCTAGAGGGGATTCGAGAGAAAAATGCAGTTTCAGATACTGATGTTGTCAATACATTTCCCATACGTTTTGTAGTTGATGGTGATAACGAGGTAACGGACCCTAAAGAATTAGTTGCAAGGCATTCGTTACATGTCGATGCAGGGGTTGTTGCGATTCATAAATCTATTTTAATTAATATGATTAAGTGCGTTGAATCCTGTGGTGTGGATGTATTAGATGTTTATTCTGACTCATACAATTATCGCTCTATTTTGACACCAACTGAGAGAGAGCTTGGAGCTTGTGTGATAGATATTGGTGAAGATCTCACACAAATTGCTTTCTATGAGCGCGGTGAACTTGTTGATGCAGATGTTGTTTTGATGGCAGGACGTCACATCACTGAAGACATTGCACAGTATTTAAACACTACATACGAGTCAGCTGAAAAGATTAAACAACAATATGGACATGCATTTTATGATTCTGCGTCAGAACAAGATGTATTTACAGTTGAACAGCTTGACCAAGATGAACCGACGCAATTTACGCAAAAAGATTTAAGCGATGCGATTGAAGCACGTGTTGAAGACATCTTTTTTGAAGTCTTTGATGTTTTACAAGAGTTGAATTTAACAAAAGTGAACGGTGGATTTGTCGTTACTGGTGGTTCAGCTAATTTATTAGGTGTCAAAGAATTATTACAAGATTTAGTTAATGAAAAAGTTAGAATTCACACACCTTCACAAATGGGTGTAAGAAAACCGGAATATTCATCTGCAATTTCGACAATTTCTAGTAGTATTGCTTTTGATGAGTTGTTAGATTATGTTACAATTAGTAATCATGATTACGACGACATAGAGGAAGAAGTTATTGAAAATGATACGAAACGTCATGAACAAAAAGTTGGTGGTTTTGAATCATTCTTCAAGAAAAAACCTAAAAAGCAAACTGATGACGTAGACGAATATGCTTCGGAAGATGAATATGATAATCATGAAGTTGAAGAGAATGAACCAAAACAAGAAGAAAGCAAATTCAAGAAGATAATGAAATCTCTGTTTGATTGA
- the ftsZ gene encoding cell division protein FtsZ, with protein sequence MLEFEQGFNHLATLKVIGVGGGGNNAVNRMIDHGMNNVEFIAINTDGQALNLSKAESKIQIGEKLTRGLGAGANPEIGKKAAEESREQIEDAIQGADMVFVTAGMGGGTGTGAAPVVAKIAKEMGALTVGVVTRPFSFEGRKRQTQAAAGVESMKAAVDTLIVIPNDRLLDIVDKSTPMMEAFKEADNVLRQGVQGISDLIAVSGEVNLDFADVKTIMSNQGSALMGIGVSSGENRAVEAAKKAISSPLLETSIVGAQGVLMNITGGESLSLFEAQEAADIVQDAADEDVNMIFGTVINPELQDEIVVTVIATGFEDKPSSQVRKQSNTGFGASASQQTTKESSFGTSSSSIPTHEKESESGRSHSTTADDDIPSFIRNREDRRSRRTRR encoded by the coding sequence ATGTTAGAATTTGAACAAGGATTTAATCATTTAGCGACACTTAAAGTAATCGGTGTCGGTGGCGGCGGAAACAATGCTGTAAACCGCATGATTGACCACGGTATGAATAATGTTGAATTTATAGCGATAAACACAGATGGGCAAGCTTTAAATTTATCAAAGGCTGAGTCTAAAATTCAAATCGGGGAAAAATTAACACGTGGCTTAGGTGCTGGTGCGAACCCTGAAATTGGAAAAAAAGCTGCTGAAGAATCTCGCGAACAGATTGAAGATGCCATTCAAGGTGCAGACATGGTATTTGTTACTGCTGGTATGGGTGGCGGTACTGGTACAGGTGCAGCACCAGTTGTAGCCAAAATCGCGAAAGAAATGGGCGCACTTACTGTTGGTGTTGTAACACGTCCATTCAGTTTTGAAGGTCGCAAGCGTCAAACGCAAGCTGCTGCAGGCGTAGAATCAATGAAAGCTGCAGTAGATACATTAATTGTGATTCCTAATGATCGTTTACTTGATATTGTTGATAAGTCTACACCGATGATGGAAGCTTTCAAGGAAGCGGATAACGTTTTACGTCAAGGTGTACAAGGTATTTCAGACTTAATCGCTGTGTCAGGTGAAGTTAACCTTGACTTTGCTGACGTTAAAACAATCATGTCAAACCAAGGATCTGCTTTAATGGGTATTGGTGTATCATCTGGAGAAAACAGAGCAGTAGAAGCAGCTAAAAAAGCAATTTCTTCTCCTCTATTAGAAACATCAATCGTAGGTGCACAAGGTGTGCTTATGAATATTACTGGCGGCGAGTCATTATCATTATTTGAAGCTCAAGAAGCGGCAGATATCGTTCAGGATGCAGCTGATGAAGATGTTAATATGATTTTTGGTACGGTGATTAATCCGGAATTGCAAGATGAGATTGTTGTGACAGTGATTGCGACAGGCTTTGAAGATAAACCTTCATCTCAAGTGCGTAAACAAAGTAATACTGGATTTGGTGCTAGTGCATCACAGCAAACTACTAAAGAATCAAGCTTCGGAACAAGTTCATCATCTATTCCAACTCATGAAAAAGAATCAGAATCTGGAAGAAGTCATAGTACAACTGCTGATGATGATATTCCAAGTTTTATTCGTAACCGAGAAGACCGTCGCTCAAGAAGAACACGTCGTTAA
- a CDS encoding RNA-binding protein, producing MDIYQHFRKEEYELIDQLMNKVRMAEQQYAPVLTHFIDPRAQYILQTLVGRFPDLKVHFYGGYSAERCRAIIAPNYYEPERDDYELTLIELNYPEKFVTIQHQHVLGTLMSLGIKREQLGDIIVGKQIQFVLTKQLESYIMMELTKIKGATVKLNVLSIEDMIQSKEQWQSFETTISALRLDVVLKEVIHKSREIAKSYILKKRVKVNHTIVESVDFQLEEGDLLSIQGFGRAKITQIGTRTKKDKLRITYQTLFK from the coding sequence ATGGATATATATCAACATTTTCGAAAAGAAGAGTATGAACTAATTGATCAATTAATGAATAAAGTAAGAATGGCTGAACAACAATATGCTCCTGTATTAACACATTTTATCGATCCACGTGCGCAGTATATTCTTCAAACACTTGTAGGTCGCTTTCCTGACTTAAAAGTTCATTTTTATGGTGGCTATAGTGCTGAAAGATGCCGAGCAATTATAGCACCTAATTATTATGAGCCCGAACGAGATGACTATGAGTTAACATTAATTGAGCTGAACTATCCAGAAAAATTTGTTACAATTCAGCATCAACATGTATTGGGCACACTTATGTCTTTAGGGATTAAGCGTGAACAACTTGGAGACATTATTGTCGGAAAACAAATTCAATTTGTTTTGACAAAACAGTTAGAATCATATATTATGATGGAATTAACAAAGATAAAAGGTGCCACAGTCAAACTCAATGTTTTATCAATTGAAGATATGATACAATCAAAGGAGCAATGGCAATCTTTTGAAACAACTATTAGTGCATTGCGACTCGATGTCGTTTTGAAAGAAGTAATACACAAATCCAGAGAAATCGCCAAATCATATATTTTAAAAAAGCGAGTAAAAGTGAATCATACGATTGTAGAGTCAGTGGATTTTCAACTAGAAGAAGGCGATTTGCTTTCAATACAAGGATTTGGAAGAGCAAAGATTACACAAATTGGAACGCGTACTAAAAAAGATAAGTTGCGAATCACCTATCAAACTTTATTCAAATAG
- a CDS encoding cell division protein FtsQ/DivIB → MKEHIPQINNEYLKEKRKKQLLKRRRRQRNVMIALVLLVVLIVLYMFTPISKISSATVEGNHNVSKEEVIKKLNISQQPRIYAYNSGKAKERIEQNDLIQSVHIKKGLFNSLTVEVNEYDIVGVTSEKGKNVPVLETGKVLSDFKGDIPNEAPYLTGFKSSEKRKIVQTLSEMDSKIRGQISEIVYAPQKDQSQLIQLFMRDGIEVLGNMNSINQKLKYYPSMSRALDKDETGHLKESGFIDLSVGATFIPYNNVKDGQNNSASSQDVQKSSASTNEAKEALQSALNKIKEKDK, encoded by the coding sequence ATGAAAGAACATATTCCACAAATTAATAATGAATACCTTAAAGAAAAGCGTAAAAAACAATTACTGAAGCGTCGACGTAGGCAGCGTAACGTGATGATTGCGCTTGTTCTTTTAGTAGTGCTTATTGTGCTTTACATGTTTACGCCGATTAGTAAAATTTCATCAGCTACAGTTGAAGGGAATCACAACGTATCAAAAGAAGAAGTGATAAAAAAGTTAAACATAAGTCAGCAACCGCGAATTTATGCCTATAATTCTGGTAAGGCAAAAGAAAGAATCGAACAAAATGATTTAATTCAATCTGTGCATATTAAAAAGGGCTTATTCAATAGTTTGACAGTTGAAGTTAATGAATATGATATTGTTGGTGTTACTTCAGAAAAAGGCAAAAATGTACCTGTACTTGAAACAGGCAAAGTACTTAGCGATTTCAAAGGAGATATACCGAATGAGGCTCCGTATCTAACAGGTTTTAAAAGTTCAGAAAAACGAAAAATAGTTCAAACATTGAGTGAAATGGATTCCAAAATACGTGGACAAATCTCAGAGATAGTTTATGCACCTCAAAAAGATCAAAGCCAACTCATTCAATTGTTTATGCGAGATGGTATTGAAGTATTAGGCAATATGAATTCAATCAACCAAAAATTAAAATACTATCCAAGTATGTCTCGAGCACTTGATAAAGATGAAACAGGTCATTTAAAAGAGTCGGGATTTATTGATTTATCAGTTGGGGCGACATTTATTCCATATAACAATGTTAAAGATGGACAAAATAACTCAGCTAGTTCACAAGATGTACAAAAGAGCTCTGCCTCAACAAATGAAGCAAAAGAAGCATTGCAAAGTGCTCTAAATAAAATTAAAGAAAAAGATAAATAA